Proteins from a genomic interval of Xylocopa sonorina isolate GNS202 chromosome 6, iyXylSono1_principal, whole genome shotgun sequence:
- the Spec2 gene encoding CDC42 small effector protein Spec2, whose product MAGSGELWVQCFTCCLMQQGPRTRNGRQRSHQRLRIDRSMIGVPTNFRHTGHISSGDLDMSSAQLSNIQAQMQMKGGYDNAYTVKAC is encoded by the exons ATGGCTGGCAGTGGAGAACTTTGGGTACAATGCTTCACTTGTTGTTTGATGCAGCAAGGACCAAGGACTCGTAATGGAAGGCAAAGGTCGCATCAAAGATTGAGGATAGATCGTAGCATGATAGGAGTACCAACAAATTTCAGGCATACCGGCCACATTAGCAGCGGTGATCTAGATATGAGTAGTGCACAATTATCAAACATTCAGGCACAAATGCAAATGAAGGGGGGCTATGACAATGCATACACTGTTAAG GCATGTTAA
- the LOC143424250 gene encoding uncharacterized protein LOC143424250 codes for MIFKHKSTRRGYGGRILMLTQLCFLTTLIVRNVCAYPHENDQNEGNTVQTSDASSGSDRDQAQNDFEGSTKIDEQYDFRGRLQRDTSNYEHTDVSRSQQKGGPQHRQTRESDRIIFPTGQTGRLPSCKGSTYCEYADSYPEDVVTRALQRNETLKYLANEEVIIDIEQRINMDETVLCPSTEEIVYPREAMNKDNEWKIIINQHNFKQGVRVEKCSQESSNCKLINGFAQGYKTICKQKYVYKQLRALSANDVIDDNFKFPASCCCHVSFNGPSLTRIGLSAANSGNSEIPSDKTTKRT; via the exons ATGATCTTCAAACACAAGAGTACAAGGCGAGGATACGGTGGTCGGATTCTTATGCTAACTCAACTTTGTTTCTTAACAACACTG ATAGTACGAAATGTTTGCGCATATCCGCATGAAAATGATCAAAATGAAGGGAATACTGTTCAAACTTCTGACGCTTCCAGCGGTTCTGATAGAGATCAAGCACAAAACGATTTTGAAGGATCTACGAAGATTGATGAACAATACGATTTCCGAGGAAGATTGCAAAGAGATACTTCGAACTATGAGCATACAGATGTATCAAGAAGTCAACAGAAAGGAG GTCCGCAACATAGGCAGACAAGGGAATCAGATAGGATCATATTTCCGACCGGGCAAACAGGACGGTTACCTAGCTGTAAAGGATCTACTTATTGCGAATATGCAGATTCTTATCCCGAAGACGTAGTGACCAGGGCACTTCAAAGAAACGAAACTCTCAAATATTTAGCTAACGAAGAAGTA ATAATTGATATAGAGCAGAGAATCAACATGGATGAGACAGTGCTCTGTCCATCAACT GAAGAAATTGTATATCCAAGAGAGGCAATGAATAAGGACAATGAATGGAAAATTATTATAAATCAACATAATTTTAAGCAAGGTGTACGAGTCGAGAAGTGTAG CCAAGAAAGCAGTAACTGTAAGTTAATTAATGGTTTTGCACAGGGTTATAAGACAATTTGTAAACAAAAATACGTTTATAAGCAACTGAGAGCTCTATCGGCTAATGATGTGATTGATGATAATTTTAAATTCCCTGCGAGTTGTTGCTGCCATGTATCATTTAACGGACCTTCACTTACAAGAATAGGGTTGAGTGCAGCAAATTCAGGAAACAGTGAAATTCCATCTGATAAAACaaccaaaagaacataa
- the LOC143424244 gene encoding uncharacterized protein LOC143424244 isoform X2, producing MSDIKNVLSLLCQHLNISINIVMKPEYFRLAKFNSTDENVNGVFWKALNILSYYAVKENNAEIDFQQCDIVWSTKLYFAYLKYSTIEFYSLNEHSKNNRQLLLAFAWILGTQNILSIITWINLSNSVLGRECSYLKNSLDNKETEYNVPETLIAQISNILYLNGKVNYNIKAISELISERSKLVSKVHDASIKVSGLPHLSVSEAALIKRIAIANKNEISNEDRKYIKELSTIANLLDLHMKWLKKEHVFFEWMVTVVEEHKISLSVSLEDINWNEVSKFISLLQCLTQERLEALLSKKESKDSQDYKPNFISRLLRAQDNDTEMENWLSEISVELNKKTENLSQRKEKLSKELAQVLQSIPSCVQVSFS from the exons ATGTCTGACATAAAGAATGTTTTATCTTTGTTATGCCAACACTTAAATATATCGATTAACATTGTAATGAAACCTGAGTATTTTAGGCTAGCAAAATTTAATAGTACGGATGAAAACGTC AATGGCGTATTCTGGAAAGCATTAAATATTTTAAGTTATTATGCTGTAAAAGAAAACAATGCTGAAATTGATTTCCAACAATGCG ATATAGTGTGGTCCACAAAACTATATTTTGCATACTTAAAGTACTCAACAATagaattttatagtttaaatgaGCATAGTAAAAATAACAGGCAGTTATTATTAGCATTTGCGTGGATTCTTGGAACACAAAACATTCTGAGCATTATTACTTGGATAAATCTGTCTAACAGTGTGCTAGGAAGAGAATGTTCATACTTGAAGAATAGCTTAGAT AATAAGGAAACGGAATATAATGTGCCAGAGACATTAATTGCACAGATAAGCAATATATTATATTTGAATGGTAAAGTGAATTATAATATAAAAGCAATATCTGAATTAATTTCTGAGAGAAGTAAATTAGTGAGCAAAGTTCATGATGCGAGTATTAAGGTTAGTGGCCTTCCACATTTAAGCGTATCTGAAGCAGCATTAATTAAACGCATTGCAATTGCAAacaaaaatgaaatttctaatGAAGACAGAAAGTATATAAAGGAATTGTCAACGATTGCTAATTTACTAGACTTACATATGAAATGGTTAAAAAAAGAACATGTATTTTTTGAATGGATG GTTACAGTTGTTGAAGAGCACAAAATATCACTGAGCGTCAGTTTAGAAGATATAAACTGGAATGAAGTTTCaaaattcatttctttgttacaaTGTTTGACGCAAGAAAGACTTGAAGCTTTGTTATCCAAAAAGGAATCAAAAGACTCTCAAGACTATAAACCCAATTTTATTTCACGTCTACTAAGGGCTCAAGATAATGATACAGAAATGGAGAATTGGCTGTCAGAAATTTCTGTTGAATTAAATAAGAAAACAGAAAACTTATCCCAAAGGAAAGAGAAGCTTTCTAAAGAACTGGCACAAGTTTTGCAATCAATCCCTTCTTGTGTCCAAGTTTCATTTTCATAG
- the LOC143424244 gene encoding uncharacterized protein LOC143424244 isoform X1 has product MSDIKNVLSLLCQHLNISINIVMKPEYFRLAKFNSTDENVNGVFWKALNILSYYAVKENNAEIDFQQCGKFCWPFHYVIFLVHVKCVYTSFIFFVDIVWSTKLYFAYLKYSTIEFYSLNEHSKNNRQLLLAFAWILGTQNILSIITWINLSNSVLGRECSYLKNSLDNKETEYNVPETLIAQISNILYLNGKVNYNIKAISELISERSKLVSKVHDASIKVSGLPHLSVSEAALIKRIAIANKNEISNEDRKYIKELSTIANLLDLHMKWLKKEHVFFEWMVTVVEEHKISLSVSLEDINWNEVSKFISLLQCLTQERLEALLSKKESKDSQDYKPNFISRLLRAQDNDTEMENWLSEISVELNKKTENLSQRKEKLSKELAQVLQSIPSCVQVSFS; this is encoded by the exons ATGTCTGACATAAAGAATGTTTTATCTTTGTTATGCCAACACTTAAATATATCGATTAACATTGTAATGAAACCTGAGTATTTTAGGCTAGCAAAATTTAATAGTACGGATGAAAACGTC AATGGCGTATTCTGGAAAGCATTAAATATTTTAAGTTATTATGCTGTAAAAGAAAACAATGCTGAAATTGATTTCCAACAATGCGGTAAATTTTGTTGGCCCTTCCATTATGTGATTTTTTTGGTTCATGTAAAATGTGTTTATACGAGCTTTATTTTTTTTGTAGATATAGTGTGGTCCACAAAACTATATTTTGCATACTTAAAGTACTCAACAATagaattttatagtttaaatgaGCATAGTAAAAATAACAGGCAGTTATTATTAGCATTTGCGTGGATTCTTGGAACACAAAACATTCTGAGCATTATTACTTGGATAAATCTGTCTAACAGTGTGCTAGGAAGAGAATGTTCATACTTGAAGAATAGCTTAGAT AATAAGGAAACGGAATATAATGTGCCAGAGACATTAATTGCACAGATAAGCAATATATTATATTTGAATGGTAAAGTGAATTATAATATAAAAGCAATATCTGAATTAATTTCTGAGAGAAGTAAATTAGTGAGCAAAGTTCATGATGCGAGTATTAAGGTTAGTGGCCTTCCACATTTAAGCGTATCTGAAGCAGCATTAATTAAACGCATTGCAATTGCAAacaaaaatgaaatttctaatGAAGACAGAAAGTATATAAAGGAATTGTCAACGATTGCTAATTTACTAGACTTACATATGAAATGGTTAAAAAAAGAACATGTATTTTTTGAATGGATG GTTACAGTTGTTGAAGAGCACAAAATATCACTGAGCGTCAGTTTAGAAGATATAAACTGGAATGAAGTTTCaaaattcatttctttgttacaaTGTTTGACGCAAGAAAGACTTGAAGCTTTGTTATCCAAAAAGGAATCAAAAGACTCTCAAGACTATAAACCCAATTTTATTTCACGTCTACTAAGGGCTCAAGATAATGATACAGAAATGGAGAATTGGCTGTCAGAAATTTCTGTTGAATTAAATAAGAAAACAGAAAACTTATCCCAAAGGAAAGAGAAGCTTTCTAAAGAACTGGCACAAGTTTTGCAATCAATCCCTTCTTGTGTCCAAGTTTCATTTTCATAG
- the LOC143424245 gene encoding uncharacterized protein LOC143424245: MKTQKCCAHCPGKLVSPGNNEYHECCQPCYVSGNLRISSLKKHIVDCCGKKENREKLPVSSPENRPNCYDQFAIAKKLHAENLEHQPLPDRVDDSVFKITKPNRTCCESLCGKCNCCKRETAGHCTSLGRSSGPALGCKEPKTKMDLAICWETPIDPAYEPRRPTHIDGSDGGLAPAIFTLVQHASSSKVSVHSGASRSAEASSYCKGRCKSQESIYHSANENKGENNESKNCCCDCLCKDLNSTKISEKDEARERPRRVSFRKCIACESRNTGEDPRLIKSAVGLALGMEKAENNQRRNGSKTAIPRPKTCFVRKSSSTDTLTSPLNVTNRCRNVDFPEHWRFMSVYQQSYRNPHRRRIYRC; the protein is encoded by the coding sequence ATGAAGACTCAGAAATGTTGCGCCCACTGTCCAGGAAAACTTGTCTCTCCAGGAAACAACGAATACCACGAATGCTGTCAGCCATGCTACGTTTCAGGAAATCTAAGAATATCTTCCTTGAAAAAGCACATCGTAGACTGTTGCGGAAAAAAGGAAAATAGGGAAAAACTTCCCGTATCATCACCAGAGAATCGGCCAAATTGTTACGATCAGTTCGCTATAGCGAAGAAACTTCACGCGGAAAATTTAGAGCATCAACCTCTTCCTGATAGAGTCGACGATTCCGTTTTCAAGATTACGAAACCTAACCGGACCTGCTGTGAATCTTTATGTGGAAAATGTAACTGTTGTAAACGAGAAACTGCAGGCCACTGCACGAGCTTGGGAAGAAGTAGTGGACCAGCTCTAGGATGCAAGGAGCCTAAAACGAAGATGGACTTAGCTATTTGTTGGGAGACCCCCATAGATCCTGCTTATGAACCACGTAGACCTACCCATATTGATGGCTCAGATGGTGGCCTCGCGCCAGCTATATTTACACTAGTTCAACATGCTTCTTCCTCCAAAGTTTCCGTTCATTCCGGCGCATCAAGGAGTGCCGAAGCATCTTCATATTGCAAGGGTCGATGCAAATCACAAGAAAGTATATATCACTCAGCGAATGAAAACAAAGGAGAGAATAATGAAAGCAAGAACTGTTGTTGCGATTGTCTGTGCAAAGATTTAAATAGTACGAAAATTTCGGAGAAAGACGAAGCCCGAGAACGGCCAAGAAGAGTATCTTTCAGGAAATGTATCGCTTGCGAGTCACGGAATACCGGAGAAGATCCTAGACTGATCAAATCGGCCGTTGGATTAGCGTTGGGTATGGAAAAGGCTGAAAACAATCAAAGAAGAAATGGAAGCAAAACAGCAATACCAAGACCGAAGACCTGTTTCGTCAGAAAATCATCTTCCACTGATACTCTGACTTCTCCTTTGAACGTTACTAACAGGTGTAGAAACGTTGATTTCCCAGAGCATTGGAGATTTATGTCAGTTTACCAGCAGTCCTATAGGAATCCGCATAGACGAAGAATTTATCGATGTTAG
- the LOC143424240 gene encoding potassium/sodium hyperpolarization-activated cyclic nucleotide-gated channel 2, which yields MELMAYVPQFSEAPNFECTPIILHVCEQPQPQDEIMNIKPGDQIWTKLSRWCLRQRILSRKHPLTRWCLKSTTAVNYEISRHLKSHRYMIHPFSSFRIFWESFMTVFTILALFVTPISVTFYYEKHDNWHVINDFMNTVFLCDIVMWFFTGYYDYRTKIIVLDPMIVARKYLQSYFLMDVLTVLPINFIDFIIPYSIWYCTTLNMMKVLRIRNIIVYSRRLHNVFRISFQLHKILETSMVIILCTHWAACLEYYVPMSVEKLGTLSNDSWIKSPFFQNKTSNARRYIVCLNRAIVGFVRSAHHLEMKTSEDIALNLFITMFGFFGSTYLLTQISQLMTTFHVTIKRHLKIIQQLQEYMQYKELPYSLQRRLLTFYNYRNRKRFERDKKIIEEVSPYLREELILHNYLRLINRVELFKHLPDTVIAQLTGALRSEIFMTDDKIVKAGTCGDALYFISSGTVAVYTAVGKEVCHLEDGSYFGEIALVMDTEHRIATVIAVETSEVYVLHRDIFRRFILPYPDLLNRLQNVALEHLNKSLPLDAAQNLTISSMPQYINISSIKSKRL from the exons ATTTTCGGAGGCGCCAAACTTTGAG TGTACACCAATTATCCTGCATGTCTGCGAGCAACCACAACCACAAGATGAAATAATGAATATTAAGCCAGGAGACCAGATTTGGACAAAATTGAGCCGATGGTGTTTGAGGCAGCGTATTTTATCCAGAAAGCATCCTCTGACGCGTTGGTGTCTTAAAAGCACAACTGCGGTGAATTACGAGATTTCAAGGCACCTCAAATCACATCGTTACATGATACATCCTTTTAGCTCGTTCAG AATCTTTTGGGAATCGTTCATGACTGTGTTCACTATTTTGGCTCTTTTTGTAACTCCAATATCTGTCACGTTTTATTACGAGAAACACGATAACTGGCACGTGATCAATGATTTCATGAATACAGTATTCCTCTGCGATATCGTCATGTGGTTTTTCACAGGATACTATGATTATCGGACGAAGATCATCGTCCTTGATCCTATGATAGTGGCACG GAAATATCTGCAAAGTTATTTCCTGATGGACGTTTTAACTGTATTACCTATTAACTTCATCGACTTCATCATACCATACTCAATATGGTATTGCACCACGTTGAACATGATGAAAGTACTAAGGATCCGCAATATTATCGTTTATTCTCGTAGACTTCACAAT GTGTTTAGAATAAGCTTTCAACTCCACAAAATCCTAGAGACGTCCATGGTGATTATACTATGTACGCACTGGGCTGCTTGTTTGGAATATTACGTCCCCATGTCTGTAGAAAAGTTGGGCACTTTAAGTAACGA TTCTTGGATCAAGTCGCCCTTTTTTCAAAATAAAACTTCGAACGCGAGGAGATACATAGTGTGTCTGAACCGAGCAATCGTCGGCTTCGTTCGCTCTGCTCACCATTTAGAAATGAAAACATCAGAAGACATTGCGTTGAATTTATTCATAACGATGTTCGGATTCTTCGGTAGCACATATTTACTAA CGCAAATCTCTCAATTAATGACGACGTTTCATGTAACTATCAAACGTCACTTGAAAATAATACAACAGCTACAAGAGTACATGCAGTACAAGGAACTACCATACTCCTTGCAACGTCGTTTGTTAACATTTTATAATTATCGTAATAGAAAGAGATTTGAGAGGGACAAGAAAATTATAGAGGAGGTTTCGCCATATTTGAGAGAG GAGCTTATTTTGCATAATTATCTGAGACTAATTAATCGCGTGGAATTATTCAAGCATTTACCGGACACAGTGATAGCACAATTAACTGGTGCTCTACGCTCAGAAATTTTTATGACAGATGATAAAATTGTTAAGGCTGGTACTTGTGGCGATGCTTTATATTTCATATCTTCTGGGACCGTAGCGGTTTACACTGCTGTGGGAAAAGAA GTTTGTCATTTAGAAGACGGAAGTTATTTCGGTGAGATCGCTCTGGTGATGGACACCGAACATAGGATAGCGACCGTAATCGCGGTCGAGACCAGTGAGGTCTACGTATTACATCGCGACATATTTCGCAGATTTATATTGCCCTATCCCGATCTCTTGAATCGCTTACAAAACGTTGCTCTTGAACATTTAAACAAAAGTCTTCCACTGGACGCAGCGCAAAATTTAACGATATCTTCCATGCCGCAATATATTAATATAAGTAGTATAAAAAGTAAAAGGTTGTAA